A DNA window from Hoplias malabaricus isolate fHopMal1 chromosome 5, fHopMal1.hap1, whole genome shotgun sequence contains the following coding sequences:
- the LOC136696937 gene encoding ERBB receptor feedback inhibitor 1, giving the protein MMASARTYWDEHPATNSMYFCFDADSMEHNLKTHQHASSSVAFQRRMFGSCSTHSSSHTCLPAKAADPAELLFSSLHPPEGDQVVPSFQKLSVYEQAPAYSQRRISKPLPPLPDMGDISSDEAVDSEVEFFSSNSESQLLVSDHPSKPLPFRYGIPGRRSFRGCGQINYAYCDGLPEQEKASGQKSEQVIHRDQDHLKQQERPQRKLRRTHSGPAGSFKPPNLRLFGHQHPSHCNPQQKPEVPPRVPIPSRPRKNTEEQEPDQPPEIPPRQPIFYTIPRSPSPKSLPIYVNGVMPPTQSFAPNPKYVSKTQNRQTCENLPAPHNPCILPIMEDGKKASTTHYFLLPKRPSYLDKFERFFKESSSEVVHSGC; this is encoded by the exons ATGATGGCTTCAGCCAGAACGTACTGGGATGAGCATCCTGCTACAAACAG CATGTACTTTTGTTTTGATGCTGACTCCATGGAGCACAACCTGAAAACACATCAGCACGCCTCGTCCTCTGTGGCTTTTCAAA GAAGGATGTTTGGCTCATGTTCTACACATAGTTCCAGCCACACGTGCCTGCCTGCAAAGGCTGCTGATCCTGCAGAACTTCTTTTCTCCTCGCTGCACCCACCTGAGGGAGACCAGGTTGTTCCATCCTTCCAAAAACTTTCAGTTTATGAACAGGCGCCCGCATATTCTCAGAGGAGAATCTCCAAGCCTTTGCCTCCTCTACCAGACATGGGGGACATATCTTCTGATGAAGCAGTGGATAGTGAGGTGGAGTTCTTCTCTAGCAACAGTGAGAGCCAGCTGCTGGTGTCTGATCACCCCTCTAAACCTTTACCCTTCCGGTACGGCATTCCGGGTAGGCGGAGTTTCCGTGGTTGCGGTCAGATCAACTATGCCTATTGCGATGGTTTGCCGGAGCAAGAGAAAGCAAGTGGACAGAAGAGTGAGCAGGTGATCCATCGAGACCAGGATCACTTGAAGCAACAGGAAAGACCCCAGAGGAAACTACGCCGTACTCATTCAGGTCCAGCAGGATCCTTTAAGCCCCCCAACCTCCGATTGTTTGGCCACCAGCACCCATCCCACTGCAATCCACAGCAGAAACCTGAGGTTCCTCCTCGTGTCCCCATCCCATCTCGTCCCAGAAAgaacactgaagaacaggaACCTGACCAACCTCCTGAAATTCCCCCAAGGCAACCAATCTTCTACACCATTCCGCGATCTCCTAGTCCCAAGAGCCTTCCCATTTATGTAAATGGAGTAATGCCCCCTACTCAGAGCTTTGCCCCAAATCCTAAATATGTGAGTAAAACCCAGAATAGGCAGACCTGTGAGAATTTGCCAGCTCCTCATAATCCGTGTATTCTGCCCATCATGGAGGATGGAAAGAAGGCTAGCACTACGCATTACTTCCTTCTTCCTAAGCGGCCAAGCTATTTGGACAAGTTTGAAAGGTTTTTTAAAGAGTCAAGCTCAGAAGTTGTACACAGTGGATGTTAA